The sequence below is a genomic window from Chelmon rostratus isolate fCheRos1 chromosome 24, fCheRos1.pri, whole genome shotgun sequence.
GAAGAAGAGgagtttgttttgatttttgtgcGGTCAACAACAGTGACACTGAGGTATGGAGATGTGTCTGCATTCaaactgtttcctttttttgaagATGACGAGAACAGGAAACAATTtgtttcacaaacaaacagtaacaaAAACTGCCTGGTGTACAAAATCAGTGCTTGCTACAGGTGTGTGCCTAATGTTTGATGTAAAGCTCTTTATACACAAGTGCAAAAAATATGGTAACACTAAGCAAATATGCAAACGCCAAAATGTAGCAGACAAAGTAAACTGGTTTAGTCCCTTCTTCTCAGAACCACATCATAACAAAGTTACTGTTATCGCTCAGATCACTCTGAACTTTCAGATATGCTGTAAAACCTCCACACACTTTCATCAACCTGCCACACTGCAAGCCGCTTTAACATTACAGCTGTGATATAATCATTCAAAACATGCTTATCACAACAGGCGTGCATCGCCATCTCACACGTCTGAACTTTCAAATGATGATCAATGTTGGGAGCAAATTATTTGGTTGCAGCCAAGAAAAACATATCAGAGTATCCTCAAAACCCTTGAGAGCTTCTCTcttcagtaaaaacagagcATTAACTAAGGACTATGGCATTTTACTTATGGCAAATTTATTCAGCAGTTGTGAACTATAAGTGAattttcacactgtgctgtgttatCAAACTTTCACCCTGTCCCAAATGTGCCTAGTTACTCTTGCCTCTGCGCCTGCATTCTAGATCtggaaaagtaaacaaaacCATGACTTGAAGCAGTTGATGAGTCATGAAAACAATGCTGGTTTCATTTCCAGAGTCCATTACTACAGGCTGACTGCAGGGGAGTTTGCCAATCTCTAGCCAGGCATGAGCAGAGCTTGGGCTTTGTCAACAGGTAACATAGACTTTGGATGGCACGGTACCAGCTGAACAGGGGAAAACACCCCCAGGTGAGAGTTCAGACTTGGTTGTGCCCCTCCAAGGAGGCTGGAGGCCAGCCATGGTGCCTGACGCTGATGGTTATCAAGGGGACCTTGGGTGAAAACTGCTGAGGTGTTTCGAAGCCCAcactgaagaggagggagggatgcaaGACAGCCAGGACAGAAAAATGAGGCAGGAGACCAAGTTTGCAGCTCTTCCATCTCAGCATTTGATTCAGGATTTATGTGACCCATAGAGGCGAGGAGGGAACCCCAGAGACACAATAGTGAGGTCTGTGAGGAAGGCGGTGGGGGGCTTTGTGTGTGGTGCTGGCCGATTCCAAGAGCTCCGGTCTGGCGGTTCAGACTCTTGTTGGCCAGAAGACAACAGGGGAGGCGCTGGGGTGCTGACACAGCTTCCGAGTTTACGCTGGAGGTCTGAAGGGGGGCCGGGCTAATCTCAGACGGAGGTGGAAGCAGGGACTGGCTGCTTCTGGAGAGACTGAGCTGTTGCAGCACAGCGCTGGTGGCAATAAGGCCAGCTACACTGGTCAGATAGACCAGGCCGAGCATACAGGATacctaaaaataaaatgaggtCAAATCTGATGATCAGGCCTAATATGTCAACAattcaaaaacagcacatgcaGATCGTGAAATGGTTTTCTATTGGCTGCCCAAAATAATATAtagaaaaaatacatacaacTGAAACACCCCATGCATATAAATATCATCTCAGCTTCATTCAAATCAAATCCTCTTCTCACCTTAGTAAAGTGCTGGTAGATGGCTGTGAGGGCTTGACTCCATGCTGATTGCTCCAGTAGCACACACAGGTCAGTGTAGGTGAACCAGCCACGTTTTGTCCCCTGCCGCTCTGCAATGCTGGGAATACAGAAGCCAAGGTCACAAATACTCCCTTCCACCCAAACCGGTTATGCCACTACAGCGCTGATGAAAAATTCACTCTGCTTTTTCGTGTGTTGCCTTACAACACTAACTCACAGTGATTGCAGGCACACTTGTTTGATTCTTTAAAAGGGGTTTGCTTGTAATATAAATGCTTATTTTAAAGGATGAATATTTCTCACAGACACTGTTGCAgtgtaatgtgtaatgtaaGCTTTGCATATCTGACCACCAACCTGGTTTCCAGTTGACTTAGTATGTCAAATAAGTCATTTGGCTCTGTGAACAGGCTCCACTCCTAGAAGATATCACACTGGTTGGAAACTTAACCTTTAACCAAAAATGCACACAAGTGCAGAccaaatgcaaatacacacacacacacaaacaaacaacacacacacaaacacacgcttaCAATGGCATTCAAAAAGTTCATCTCCAGGTTATTGACAGTTTTGACGTCCAGGTTCCCAGCTGCTCCCCACTCATCGTTGAaaacctcttcttcctctccttcatcgTACAGGTACTTACTGGCAACCATCTAATTTAAAGTGagagtttgatgtgtttgtcagtgcaaTTTCATTAGAGTCACTAATCAACTGCAGAAAAAAGAAGTGTAGGCCCCATAGAGGCAAACTCAACACTGAAAAGCACAATAAACATGCTAGAAATAACATTGTGACACATTTAGAACGACCCCTGACTGTAACACACATACCATAGAGATCAGaaagaggtcagaggaggagatCTTTTGTAGGTATTCAGGGTTTCTATGTCGGAGCCTTTCGATGTAAACTAGAGCGAGCATCATGGCACATGGAGAGATGCAAGCCTccctgcagtaaaatgcagatttgttttaaattatgcCACGTTTAGTTCCTTTAAGAATGTACAATATATGCAAATGTGCATAACACACAGTACAAACCTGGAAACATGAGCAGCATACTTCTTCTGAAGCTTTCGTATTGGGCTTGGGGCAGACTTCTGGAAGATTTCGACGGCAATATCTGGACTCACAGAGTAAAAAGTTCGTGAATTCACGTGATTTCATCTATAAAAGTTTATAAACTAATTCTGTaacttaacatttttaaattgtcCCACAAATGTTTCATGTTACACCAAAAAAACTATTTGTTGACATTGCCTTATAGCAAATCAAGATGACTTGACAGTATATCTCATGAAGGCGCGTCAGTGAGGAGCTCAGTTCTTGATACTTAACTAGCCTagtttaaaagttaaaatttACCTCACCTGTAACAGGGCAAGAGAGGGCATCTAAAGAGACGTCTTTATCCAGGCCATAATACAGTCGCTTTCTCACTCGTTCAGTCAACTTCTGGTGTCCAGGaagaaactgtgaaaacaataacattaagTTCGCTGCCGATATGAACGTCAATGTCAGCGAAGTTAGCTCGGTTAGCTCGCTGGAAAAGCAGTTACCTAGCCTAGTTACAAAACTCAAACCTGGAACGTTAAACAAAGCAACATGCCCAGCACTACAAGCAAATTTGCAAACGTTTCCATCAACACCACATGAGTTTGTCATGTACAACTATTACCCATACACCATACTACATAACTGTAGCTAGGCTAACGCTACCGCAAGTTAGCTGGTGAACGGAGAGAGTGTACGATAACAGCAGCTTAACAATGGCTACCGAACTACTTCCGATAGCTAGCTTTTAACAACACATTGTTTAGCTTAACTTAGAAACATGATTCAATGCAATCTAGCTAGGTCGTTACGAGGTTATGACTAAGAGATACAACGTTAATGTAAGTATGTGACATTACCACCAGCTAACTAAGCTAATGCGCCTAGCGTTAGCTTGCGTAGTTTGTTGACCTAACGTGGTCTAAGCTCTAAAACATACCGTGAACTCCTGGAAGTCCGAAAACTGAAATGTCTTTTCGTTAAATAAAGCGTCGAAATCCATATCTACTGTAGATTAAACATCAGTTAAGCGACTATTGAAAAGAGACTGTCTTGCCTGGGCCCCCGCCTTGCTAACAGAGCTCAGCTAACGACACGCCCTGACCGGGGACAGTCAGTGACGACTGAGGCCTCCAGCTGTTTGCCTCTTTTTCCAGACACGCACAGATGCTGGGGCTGGGAGGGGGCGCGCTGAAGAGCGGTTATACAACAGTTGTAAACTCCTATTGGTCAAAggatacatttattttgtgttatttttgtgtttccGTGCAGGTTTAAATGTTTGCACTTCAGAAATGCATCTGATGCGGACCCTTTATTTTACTTCTAGTGAAATATGCACGAAATCTCCGCAAAGTCAGAGGTGAAATACTGGTCAAATATTGGGTAAGGGGGGATGTATCTGTAATGACACAAAAGATGCACTGACACATGCAGCTGACACTATTCGCTCACACTTGAACTTCTGATACCtgactttaaaacattttcacattaatgAAATATCACTGGAAAATAATTGCCACATAGATGCAAAAACATTTGTGCATCTAAGTTGACCACAGATTCATTCCTGTCATTGTCATCAAGCCATTAcggtacacacaaacacaaatgagctCAACTGCAGGTACTGCATCACTTGTTTGGCATCAGTTATGATTCATGTAAACAGTCACATAAGTTAATTATGGCAGAAAGGTTCAATTTAGTCTTCACGGTTTTGcccaataaaaatacaaaacaaagtTGTGAAATAATTTGTGATACCTGTGAGAACTGTGAGTTTAGAGCTATCATAACATGATTTTATCAAAACTGTATTggaaactgatgttttttaatttcacaaactggaacacataaaaaaaataaaaaaacttttatttccataAATACAAGACAAAAGAGAATATTTATAGACTATACAAATCATGAACAATACCTTTTTATGAGGTAGATGTCAGACATCCAAATGATAGGCGTTTTCTTAATCAGAAAGTCTGTATGTCTACTTATATATTGCATTaagcgaaaaaaaaaactagcaaTTACCCACTTATATCTCTTTCATGGCaaatattttgactttgaaaGCAACAAAAGCACAGATCTCATTAAAACTTGATTCAATTACATCCATGTAgcaggtcaaaatgtctgccaCGACAAAGTCTATTGTATTTGACTGCCAGCGACAGGCAAACACAGACTGTACGACTTTACATGTAAATCAGCCAGTcggaaagttttttttttttttgaattcACGATTGGCCAACTTTACCTTAACTTTTTGTGTATTCATTAATTTGACAGCAATTTAGAAAGCACAATGAACAGATGAGACGGACATACCCGAGTGATAAAAAATATGCAGACTTAAATATttatatagaaaaaaaatcactttaaatgACAGCAAAGCTCAGAAATCTAAAACttcacaaataaagcaaatcTGAATAAAATCCCTGACACCAACCTATTGTCATTCATATGATATTATTTAGTGAGCAACAGAATCAGTAACCCTTCAATCCAACAAGATTTTTTACCTTACCTTTTATACCTTGGGGTATAAAAACGAATGTCTTTTGACACGTTTGAACACCACCGGAGTGCTTTTACCTCCTCGTTTTGTTAGAACCTTGCCTTTTCTCTGTGACTTGCCATCGTACATTCAGTTTGAAATTtctcaaaaaataaataacattttcatcTTGCTGAgtgttctttcattttaaagtgatCTATCAACTTTTTACAATCACAAGGGGAATGAAAATGTATAGTTCTctattaaaacaaagcagaaaaaatacattcagcGGCCGTGGTGCCCTGAAGAGGTTGACGGCGGCTGCAGTTTCTCAGACTTGCGGTCTTTGGATTCTGACTCTGAGGAGGAATCTGAGTCCTGGGCTTGCTGTTGCTTCATCCACATGTCTGCATATAAGCCTCCCTTGAGCAGCAATTCATCATGTCTTagatggagagaaagtgagTCAACTGGAGTTCATTGAAAAAGGAGATGGGCTGTATGGTCTTCATTATGAAACTCAAAACTAAAGGTCAATAAGGTGCACTTACTGTCCTCGCTCTGCAATCCGGCCCTCACTGACAACCAGAATCTGGTCTGCTCCGATTATGGTGGATAAtctttaatattaaaataagaGATTCACACAACTCATTAGACAAAACAAGTGATTtcctgaaacaaatgaaatagaaaaaaaaacaaagcattgcagaaaaaaaacgtAGAGTACATGCATCTCTTACCTGTGAGCTACAACAACTGTTGTACGATTGGCACAGACCTTCGTCAATGAGGCCTGGATGTTgcgctctgtctgtgtgtctagTGCAGATGtggcctgcagagaaacattatTAGTTAAAACAGGAATCAACAGCAGTCACTTTGGCCATTTAATGTGGAATGACAGTGAAACAAGTTTGGCAACATGTGTCTG
It includes:
- the cnppd1 gene encoding protein CNPPD1 — translated: MDFDALFNEKTFQFSDFQEFTFLPGHQKLTERVRKRLYYGLDKDVSLDALSCPVTDIAVEIFQKSAPSPIRKLQKKYAAHVSREACISPCAMMLALVYIERLRHRNPEYLQKISSSDLFLISMMVASKYLYDEGEEEEVFNDEWGAAGNLDVKTVNNLEMNFLNAIEWSLFTEPNDLFDILSQLETSIAERQGTKRGWFTYTDLCVLLEQSAWSQALTAIYQHFTKVSCMLGLVYLTSVAGLIATSAVLQQLSLSRSSQSLLPPPSEISPAPLQTSSVNSEAVSAPQRLPCCLLANKSLNRQTGALGIGQHHTQSPPPPSSQTSLLCLWGSLLASMGHINPESNAEMEELQTWSPASFFCPGCLASLPPLQCGLRNTSAVFTQGPLDNHQRQAPWLASSLLGGAQPSLNSHLGVFSPVQLVPCHPKSMLPVDKAQALLMPG